A DNA window from Methanosphaera sp. WGK6 contains the following coding sequences:
- a CDS encoding dihydropteroate synthase-like protein produces the protein MKILIITGLLAKEVIEKKIRNYSKHELYLKVLPIPIAAFITPKLIIYHLKEKNILHSINTHNTSPIDNIDMIITPGLMQQDTNEIQRKLNIPTYKGPANAADIVLTLDIVDNIQLSTKKAANILIRDQQYNEAMDIINNYKKRNKTINTLLQKKSNILINNCPTGPDFPMRVLGEIANAPTLSDDEILKKVEYYIDSGADMIDIGMHAGENNPKHAGHMIKLVKNNFDIPVSIDTLNPQEIKSGLNAGADLILSIDHGNYNKVIQDIKDYDAKAVILPTNYSKNYIPQTPIERVESLEKLDMLCSDITTIADPLLDPINSPSLTQSIVCCSMYRQRNPEKLLFFGVGNVSELLDADSNGVNAVLCGIAMELEISILFTPEASLKTKNSINELKTASSMMFIAKQKETIPKNIGINLIQLKDAYDKDDIIIDTNDLPHIPAVADGKFVPDLKGSFKIIIEDNLIKAILYQNYEKTAVITGTTSRAIYEEILRRNLISRMEHAAYLGMELEKAEIALKLNKKYVQDFPIF, from the coding sequence ACTATTCCAAACACGAACTATATTTGAAAGTACTACCTATACCTATTGCTGCATTTATAACACCAAAACTAATAATTTATCACTTAAAAGAAAAAAACATATTACATTCAATCAATACACATAATACTTCACCAATAGATAATATTGATATGATAATCACACCGGGCCTTATGCAACAAGATACTAATGAAATCCAAAGAAAACTAAATATTCCAACATACAAAGGACCTGCTAATGCTGCAGATATTGTGCTTACATTAGACATAGTTGATAATATACAATTATCTACTAAAAAAGCAGCTAATATATTAATTCGTGACCAACAATATAATGAAGCTATGGACATTATAAACAATTATAAAAAAAGAAATAAAACAATTAATACATTACTTCAAAAAAAATCGAATATTCTTATTAATAATTGTCCAACAGGCCCTGATTTTCCTATGCGTGTTCTTGGAGAAATTGCAAATGCACCCACATTAAGTGATGATGAAATACTTAAGAAAGTTGAATATTATATTGATTCAGGTGCAGATATGATTGATATTGGAATGCATGCTGGAGAAAATAATCCAAAACATGCAGGCCATATGATTAAATTAGTTAAAAATAATTTTGACATACCCGTTAGTATTGATACATTAAATCCACAAGAAATAAAAAGTGGATTAAATGCTGGAGCTGACCTTATTCTTAGCATAGATCATGGAAATTATAATAAAGTTATCCAAGATATCAAAGACTATGATGCTAAAGCTGTAATATTACCCACTAATTATTCAAAAAATTATATTCCACAAACACCTATTGAACGTGTAGAATCCTTAGAAAAACTAGATATGTTATGTTCAGATATTACAACTATAGCTGATCCATTACTTGACCCAATTAATAGTCCCTCATTAACACAATCTATTGTATGTTGCTCTATGTATAGACAAAGAAATCCCGAAAAATTATTATTTTTCGGAGTAGGTAATGTTTCAGAATTATTAGATGCAGATAGTAATGGAGTTAATGCTGTATTATGTGGTATTGCAATGGAACTAGAAATAAGCATATTATTCACACCTGAAGCTAGTCTTAAAACAAAAAATAGTATAAATGAATTAAAAACTGCTTCAAGTATGATGTTTATTGCAAAACAAAAGGAAACTATTCCTAAAAATATAGGTATTAATCTTATTCAATTAAAGGATGCATACGATAAAGATGATATTATAATTGATACTAATGATTTACCACATATCCCTGCTGTTGCTGATGGAAAATTTGTACCTGACCTAAAAGGTAGTTTTAAAATTATTATCGAAGATAACCTCATCAAGGCAATTCTTTATCAGAACTACGAGAAAACAGCAGTTATTACAGGTACTACATCAAGAGCAATTTATGAAGAAATACTTCGTAGAAATTTAATTAGTAGAATGGAACATGCAGCATATTTAGGTATGGAATTAGAAAAGGCAGAAATTGCATTAAAATTAAATAAGAAATATGTTCAAGATTTTCCAATATTTTAA
- a CDS encoding MoaD/ThiS family protein — MTITLINKKDKKEIEITENTTVEDILKKEEIPIETVVAKLNGVTVTEDEIVNDNDELEVIKVIYGG; from the coding sequence ATGACTATAACACTAATTAATAAAAAAGATAAAAAAGAAATAGAAATTACTGAAAATACAACAGTAGAAGATATATTAAAAAAAGAAGAAATCCCTATTGAAACAGTAGTTGCTAAATTAAATGGTGTAACTGTAACGGAAGATGAAATTGTAAATGATAATGATGAACTTGAAGTAATAAAAGTAATTTATGGTGGATAA
- the mfnA gene encoding tyrosine decarboxylase MfnA, producing the protein MREKGRKKEDIFRDLSNFQDLDMTFDSGKILSSMCTKPDPIGMEAYKMFIETNLGDEGLFKGTSMMEREVIKSLGNLLNLDHAYGHIVTGGTEANIMAMAVAKYLFEEENDGIPELILPKSAHFSFKKILSMFSIKPVYVSLNDDYKIDVSMLEELITDNTMAMVAIAGTTELGLIDDIPCISKIAKSNHIYLHVDAALGGFMIPFLNYKNNNQINFDFRCKGVSSMTIDPHKMGLAPVPSGGIIFRKKEYLEKLAVKTPYLTKDKQTTIVGTRTGASTAATWALLNYYGMDGYKKIVMDTINLTDYTYNKLRTMNHVNVIHKPELNLVSFTVDNMDVDILQEKLKYYGWQVSVAEYPHAIRIVLMPHVKKQHINQFIIDLKEVLNL; encoded by the coding sequence ATGAGGGAAAAAGGAAGAAAAAAGGAAGATATTTTTAGAGATTTATCTAATTTTCAAGATTTGGATATGACTTTTGATTCAGGTAAAATATTAAGTTCTATGTGTACTAAACCTGATCCTATTGGTATGGAAGCTTATAAGATGTTTATTGAAACAAATTTGGGTGATGAAGGATTATTTAAAGGAACTAGTATGATGGAAAGGGAAGTAATTAAATCTTTAGGAAATTTATTAAATTTAGATCATGCTTATGGACATATTGTTACTGGAGGAACTGAAGCAAATATTATGGCAATGGCTGTTGCTAAATATTTATTTGAGGAAGAAAATGATGGAATTCCTGAGTTAATATTACCTAAAAGTGCTCATTTTTCGTTTAAGAAAATTTTATCAATGTTTTCAATTAAACCTGTCTATGTTTCATTAAATGATGATTATAAAATTGATGTTTCCATGTTGGAAGAATTAATTACTGATAATACAATGGCTATGGTTGCTATTGCAGGAACAACGGAGTTGGGTCTTATTGATGATATTCCATGTATATCAAAAATAGCTAAATCAAACCATATATATCTACATGTGGATGCTGCACTAGGTGGATTTATGATACCTTTCTTAAATTATAAAAATAACAATCAAATAAACTTTGACTTTAGATGTAAAGGTGTATCTTCTATGACTATAGATCCACATAAAATGGGTCTTGCGCCAGTACCATCAGGTGGAATTATTTTTAGAAAGAAAGAATACCTTGAAAAACTAGCAGTTAAAACACCTTATCTTACTAAAGATAAACAGACAACAATTGTAGGTACAAGAACGGGTGCTTCAACAGCAGCTACATGGGCTTTATTAAATTATTATGGGATGGATGGATATAAAAAAATAGTTATGGATACAATAAATTTAACTGATTATACATACAATAAACTAAGAACTATGAATCATGTCAATGTTATTCATAAACCTGAATTAAATCTAGTTTCATTTACTGTAGATAATATGGATGTTGACATATTACAAGAAAAATTAAAATATTATGGATGGCAAGTTTCAGTTGCAGAATATCCTCATGCTATAAGAATAGTATTAATGCCTCATGTTAAAAAACAACATATTAATCAATTTATCATTGATTTAAAAGAAGTTTTAAATTTATAG
- a CDS encoding TIGR00269 family protein, with protein MTENICTQCGNKHVIIHRKYNGQRLCSNCFKDSIEKQVLTTIKKEKLVTKGDKVLVGLSGGKDSVALLKILNILKEKNIIELEAVTIDEGISGYREEGVRIARETAAQLNIKHHIISFKDKYNFTIDRIMEEEMKEKNPQHACTYCGVFRRQIFNQIAREVKATKLATGHNLDDETQSILMNYMEGNVNNMVRIGYKTQSSDKRFTQKIKPLRKIPEKEIGLYVLESGFEVHFDGCPYAHESFRMEIGDFLRETTLKHPTMMYSILNGFEKIKPAIKKDYMTKKTGLPNGTCEICGEPASQKICKSCKFLEKIHEKIGE; from the coding sequence TTGACAGAAAATATTTGTACTCAATGTGGAAATAAACATGTAATTATTCATAGAAAATATAATGGACAACGATTATGTAGTAACTGTTTTAAAGATTCCATTGAAAAACAAGTGCTTACAACAATAAAAAAAGAAAAACTAGTTACAAAAGGAGATAAAGTTCTAGTAGGTTTATCTGGTGGAAAAGATAGTGTAGCTTTACTAAAAATACTAAATATTCTTAAAGAAAAGAATATAATTGAACTTGAAGCAGTGACTATAGATGAAGGAATCTCTGGCTATAGAGAAGAAGGAGTTAGAATTGCAAGAGAAACTGCAGCTCAACTCAACATAAAACACCATATAATATCTTTCAAAGATAAATACAATTTCACTATTGACCGTATAATGGAAGAAGAAATGAAAGAAAAAAATCCACAGCATGCATGTACATATTGTGGAGTTTTCAGAAGACAAATATTTAATCAAATAGCACGAGAAGTTAAAGCTACTAAACTTGCAACAGGACATAATCTTGATGATGAAACACAAAGTATACTTATGAATTACATGGAAGGTAATGTTAATAATATGGTACGTATAGGTTATAAAACTCAGTCAAGTGATAAACGTTTCACACAAAAAATTAAACCATTACGTAAAATACCTGAAAAAGAAATAGGATTATATGTTCTAGAAAGTGGTTTTGAAGTTCATTTTGATGGATGTCCATATGCTCATGAATCATTCAGAATGGAAATTGGAGACTTTCTAAGAGAAACTACCCTTAAACATCCGACAATGATGTATTCAATTCTTAATGGATTTGAAAAAATAAAACCTGCAATTAAAAAAGATTACATGACCAAAAAAACAGGACTGCCAAATGGTACTTGTGAAATTTGTGGCGAACCTGCTTCACAAAAAATATGTAAATCATGTAAATTCCTCGAAAAAATACATGAAAAAATAGGAGAATAA